Proteins encoded together in one Impatiens glandulifera chromosome 1, dImpGla2.1, whole genome shotgun sequence window:
- the LOC124924034 gene encoding subtilisin-like protease SBT4.3 yields MDTLKTLLEGLYQQYASMQASMQQHMTEQAALHNAFQQNMDIRKLIGARYYVGDSTTDTQNHGTHTASTTVGRVVKNANYFGIVNGTARGGVPSAKIATYKVCKGHCDSKDIMAAFDDAIADNVDIITISIGSLDPLNISEDVLAISSFHAMQKSILTVQASNSTNQFSIGEGNKQLVYGKEITRHCNESSAMQCIDSCVNSDLVKGKIVVCNVNQSDFGFFFTARDYNASGVIFRKIETDISDNVPFSIVFLNDSDFHYVESYLKSKTVSSARILKSETIHYPAPIVGFSSSKGPNKILPEFFKPDITAPGINILAESPKPNSYSTGQLASKYDIQSGTSMACPHVTGAVAYVKSMQSDWSILAIKSSIMSTAWTMNMKDNIDAKLGYGAGHIDLVRAIYPGLVYETLIDEYDNMLYSMGLEGDKLRKMIGVIKKCPKGIITSMKDLNYPAMTASVNNEYELSVVAVDLAKSKQVGLI; encoded by the exons ATGGACACTCTTAAGACACTACTCGAAGGCCTATAccaacaatatgcctccatgCAAGCATCCATGCAACAACACATGACCGAACAAGCTGCTTTGCACAATGCctttcagcaaaatatggacaTAAG GAAGTTAATTGGAGCCAGATATTATGTCGGAGACTCTACAACCGACACTCAGAATCATGGGACTCACACGGCCTCAACAACAGTTGGAAGAGTAGTAAAAAATGCCAACTATTTTGGCATTGTAAACGGGACAGCGAGAGGAGGTGTTCCATCCGCTAAGATAGCTACTTATAAGGTGTGCAAAGGTCATTGTGATTCCAAAGACATCATGGCCGCCTTTGATGACGCCATTGCTGATAATGTAGACATTATCACTATCTCAATTGGATCTCTGGACCCTTTAAACATTAGTGAAGATGTTCTTGCTATTAGCTCCTTTCATGCAATGCAAAAGAGTATTTTAACCGTACAAGCG AGCAATTCAACAAATCAGTTTTCCATAGGCGAAGGCAACAAACAGTTGGTGTATGGAAAAGAAATCACCCGTCATTGTAATGAATCAAGTGCAAT GCAATGCATTGACAGTTGTGTTAACTCTGATTTGGTTAAGGGAAAGATAGTGGTTTGTAATGTTAATCAATCGGACTTTGGTTTCTTCTTTACGGCTAGAGATTACAATGCAAGTGGGGTTATTTTTAGAAagattgaaacagacatttcagATAACGTACCTTTTTCAATCGTGTTTTTGAATGACTCTGATTTTCATTATGTTGAATCTTATCTAAAGTCTAAAACGGTGTCATCTGCGCGTATACTAAAGAGTGAGACTATTCACTATCCTGCACCCATTGTAGGTTTTTCTTCTAGCAAAGGACCCAATAAAATTTTACCAGAATTTTTCAAG CCTGATATAACCGCCCCAGGAATTAATATCTTGGCAGAAAGCCCTAAACCCAACAGTTATTCTACTGGCCAATTAGCTTCTAAGTACGACATCCAGTCTGGAACTTCCATGGCGTGTCCTCATGTTACCGGTGCAGTTGCATATGTGAAATCgatgcaatctgattggtctaTTTTAGCTATCAAATCATCTATAATGTCGACAG cTTGGACCATGAATATGAAAGACAATATAGATGCTAAACTTGGCTATGGAGCAGGACACATCGATCTAGTGAGGGCTATATATCCTGGACTCGTGTATGAGACATTGATAGATGAATATGACAACATGCTTTATAGTATGGGTTTAGAAGGAGATAAGTTGAGGAAAATGATAGGAGTAATAAAGAAGTGTCCAAAAGGAATAATAACTTCTATGAAGGATCTCAACTATCCGGCAATGACAGCCTCAGTTAATA ATGAATATGAACTTTCTGTAGTGGCAGTAGATCTGGCAAAATCAAAACAGGTTGGATTAatctag